The proteins below are encoded in one region of Cololabis saira isolate AMF1-May2022 chromosome 21, fColSai1.1, whole genome shotgun sequence:
- the bptf gene encoding nucleosome-remodeling factor subunit BPTF isoform X2 produces the protein MRGKRGRPPKPPLAGAGESSCSSRGLRPRRNLKPRFRDSGDEEPDSPGREPPKPGRRRRAPGAGAARGRGRGGRAGARGGRGGRGGGRRPAACKTVVYDDHESDEEDDAVSLRSEEDELGEEEEDEALRGESDGPDLDQDQDQDLQGDQEEEDAASVCTESSWRSQSTRASTPGKKKGRAPRPRTPILEEKEIPLLELPDTSEDIMVPNEELLNATSIYEVLRNFSVVLRLSPFRFEDFCAALVGQEQCTLIAETHSALLKAILREEDSSNTTFGPADLKDSVNSTLYFIDGMAWPEVLRAYCESDREYHHVLPFLETDEYPYSPLESKVKVLQFLVDQFLTTNIAREELMSDGSMQYDDHCRVCHRLGELLCCETCSAVYHLECVKPPLEAVPEGEWQCEICVAHKVPGVTDCVTEAQKNRPYVRQEPIGYDRHQRKYWFLIRRIIVEEDGEHEKKKIWYYSTKAQLEELMESLDKEYWEMDLHATLKEMKEEVQAHMDITEDLTNKARGTNKAYLTALNDVITERLKVRREALEVNSQTEESKQEAESGSVNPAQDNAELSVQRDKTKDADRAEDAGSQAATVQPATEERCVSATSATQNVAGSKTESPESNNITQAAPSGGQETRQPTDEQQKSESGGEVSPCDDSRVPSQDQPLQQSSQPEAASDGSQVPGSGSLKKPEAPDLADRSSQSSFTSQDKTEDYNERMKNERTAGQEVKTQIPRGSKESSPVRSGGDTAKLSFLKRELTVNLNNFFKLGQEGKYRVYHNQYSTNLLALNKHQHREDHDKRRHLSHKFSLTTTSEFKWNGNIYGSRTLTISTLRLTIIQLETNVPGPFMHPNWASHRTNWNKAVQMCSKAREFALALAILECAIKPVVMLPVWKDSLGHTRLHRMTSIEREDKEKVKKREKKLEDEEILQQATWVKYTIPIKHQVWKQKGEEYRVTGYGGWSWVSKTRVPRFVPKLPGNTNVNYRQQLEAKMAKQNAAVYTNKQKEVTESEKQVADDKEPAPVTESSLSASSADDGKPQTAKEEETSAEEEQERNTEEEKMAVDSCLNNSASTDKKDEDERKDSSSVEEQSQISDQPVKKEEASKIFYDVVNVSEGFQLRTAYKKKVKPSKLDGLLERRVKQFTLEEKQRLERLRQAAFLAKLAAAKPASGVKTEAPSLHKQPAVKAEETEDNLKVKDHIVKKLDFDQEHVKAQADGADLKSDAAAPGQSKRAEDKAAHEAGTHKEVNGEPETNSNCVSDTIENSEVTQTPARAGENAKKRGYDEMQQSSGQNDAESIKLDQGNTSPSQVNGKTAPVDPSDPVSRGPDETKEPHKESVKSLLNGNLSESIPAVDHQPPLKVPKLENHVGAEEDSLKKSNDFVNSDGPVPVKLESTSSSVHNSTENNISKPDGTSQAASSSLSSGPVSTSQSSSEAAGSQRKKHSSVSSVSSATPASSMMVSKEYTTRDRVSLLRFSKCRKARSGTALPSYRKFVTKSSKKSIFVLPNDDLKRMARKAGIREVPIFNYNAKPALDIWPYPSPRPTFAITWRYRLQTVRSLAGVSLMLRLLWACLRWDDMAVKPSAAVGTTRKETTDTDIITTEIIKRRDVGHYGIRSEYCIRKIICPLGNRDTPKAETPTPQRKGLRSSALRPKKHEPAKLTGPVAVETWVPEEEMELWEIKAFAERLEREKSQGSDSSKTGSTLRTAEEVKAHLENQLKQARLASQQKRFEQQRLITPPTNSTTTPPPTSASTPGTPSSTPQRPGTVTPGAKMVLASKLGSPVSFQQDKNFHQSFASWVKQGQTTNNNSSSSGVGQQKVLGIFPSGPPANLRTYSTLHPTTGNLNLRATTSGSNTQAVAQPGATPTSVGTAMVRTSAMLQQGQPRPGVTQMVQGTAAVPGSPSTPRAGGPAASPAAPAAPGQSPVPAAQTPRPQQGQVKLTMAQLMQLTQGAQGGNPGLTVVIQGQGQTQGQLQIIPQGVTVIPGPGQQLMQAAMPNGQVQRFLFTPLPPSSSAPAASPSPPTVPAAAPQTPQTHVSTPTQVQIPAQVQTTPSALAQTQMTAPLPVPTHVTSSSQKGSIAPSPAPAPTQTHVGGPAAPPPPPAAQAPLHTQFPATAPSSIPAQSQISAPALPHHSTQVLSSTPPANVTQPQVVRSVAVFPQSTSPGVTHKQVLISAPSQTHVCNLTSNSLPSAAGSAPTPVQAVQPPPITAAPGLTTSPVQVQVAAPTPALSAFSVTSVAQVVATAAATNSAASLPSPVQVPTSALAPVSAPVIAVVSTHMALPSPAKALTHIQAAAPGPLHAAVANAVVTPVTATCTTPSVPARIEQKAAQPQVWTPPASSPAQTPVQATPALTVPLSAPVPAPTLSPVTALPQTSLSSPPPAQVQHTAVVSMQQLSQSPVSAVQVHMKGLPVSSVVSTVRPTHSPLQPQTQAQICAQVQVQQVPHIQTQAQLQGQAQIHPQVRVQFQPRTQIQPHAQQSPQAQVQTLAHIQPQVQVQFQSPTKTLPQVQSPTQPQIRPRVQPQYHPQIQASFQTKPQTQLQAPQQPQVQTQPQVQSQAQTQAHIQTQVQPQVQVQLQQQNQIQTQASQQSQVHIQPHVQVQSQAQFSVQSPQQTQVSQQLQVPAQVQTKLQVQFQPQTQSQVQTQPQIQVQSPIRHQLITVPGIQQPVQLLSALPPHVAAQIQAQIQAQAQQQGGTVPQQIKLQLPIQIQQTGGQIQAHQIQNMVTIQAPANVQEQLQRLQQQQQLQQQPKKKKQSESKREQKDPNMQVVSPKDGVQKQVVVKQNASAEQLKQKKTLAAAEREENQRMIVCNQVMKFILDKIEKDEKQAAKKRKKEEVVEQKRSKQNATKLTALLYKHKEQLKAEILKKRALLDKELQLQVQEELRRDLARLQREKEKARAAITQAAAATVKAASSHLPHSTHSSHSSHAPPSSSSSHKRKREEERDKDKTRERDRHHDKSKKRDRDKDRDRHRDRDKDKDRDRDREREREREPGREPDPHRDRERDKDREKSKEGDPSLLKHKKKKKKMCSTSKDPKDTKLYCICKTPYDESKFYIGCDLCSNWFHGVCVGITEKEAKKLEDFVCNDCKRGQEGDSSNEELYCICRTPYDESQFYIGCDRCQNWYHGRCVGILQSEATHIDLYVCPQCQSTEDAMTVLSPLTDKDYEGLKRILRSLQSHKMAWPFLEPVDPHDAPDYYRVIKEPMDFSTMETRLQKRHYQKLTEFVADVTKIFDNCRYYNPNDTPFFQCAEVLEAFFVQKLKGFKASRSHNNKLQSSSAS, from the exons ATGAGAGGGAAGCGGGGCAGGCCGCCCAAGCCCCCGCTCGCCGGGGCCGGGGAGTCCTCCTGCTCCAGCCGGGGCCTGCGGCCGCGCAGGAACCTGAAGCCCCGCTTCAGGGACAGCGGGGACGAGGAGCCGGACAGCCCGGGCAGGGAGCCGCCGAAGCCGGGCAGGAGGCGGCGAGCTCCGGGGGCCGGGGCTGCGCGGGGCCGGGGGAGAGGAGGCCGGGCCGGGGCCCGCGGGGGCCGGGGCGGCCGAGGCGGGGGCCGCCGGCCCGCCGCCTGCAAGACCGTGGTGTACGACGACCACGAGAGCGACGAGGAGGACGACGCCGTCAGCCTGAGGTCGGAGGAGGACGAgctgggggaggaggaggaggacgaggcccTGCGGGGGGAGTCCGACGGcccggacctggaccaggaccaggaccaggacctgcagggggaccaggaggaggaggatgccgCCAGCGTCTGCACCGAGAGCAGCTGGAGGAGCCAGAGCACCCGCGCCAGCACCCCCG ggaagaaaaaaggacgAGCTCCCCGACCCCGTACTCCCATCCTGGAGGAGAAGGAGATCCCTCTCCTTGAACTTCCAGACACATCCGAGGACATCATGGTGCCTAACGAAGAGCTGCTCAACGCCACCTCCATCTACGAGGTGTTAAGGAACTTTAGCGTGGTGCTACGGCTTTCTCCCTTCCGGTTTGAGGACTTCTGCGCGGCCTTGGTTGGCCAGGAACAATGCACATTGATAGCAGAGACCCACAGTGCTCTTCTGAAGGCCATCCTACGCGAGGAGGACTCCTCCAACACTACCTTCGGCCCTGCAGACCTCAAGGACAGCGTCAACtccactttgtattttattgacgGCATGGCATGGCCTGAGGTGTTGCGGGCTTACTGTGAGAGCGACAGGGAATACCATCATGTGCTGCCATTCCTGGAGACGGACGAATATCCCTACAGTCCCCTTGAAAGTAAGGTCAAGGTGCTGCAGTTCTTGGTGGATCAGTTCCTCACGACTAACATTGCCCGTGAGGAGCTCATGTCCGACGGCAGCATGCAGTATGACGACCACTGTCGTGTGTGCCACCGGCTCGGTGAGCTGTTGTGCTGCGAGACTTGCTCGGCGGTTTATCACCTAGAGTGTGTGAAACCCCCGTTAGAGGCAGTTCCTGAAGGGGAGTGGCAGTGTGAAATTTGTGTGGCACACAAGGTGCCTGGGGTCACAGACTGTGTCACTGAGGCTCAGAAAAACAGACCCTACGTCCGCCAGGAGCCCATCGGATACGACCGCCACCAGAGGAAATATTGGTTCCTTATTCGAAGGATCATTGT TGAGGAAGATGGggaacatgagaagaaaaagaTCTGGTACTACAGCACCAAGGCCCAGCTGGAGGAGCTCATGGAGTCTCTGGATAAGGAGTACTGGGAGATGGACCTGCACGCCACCCTGAAGGAGATGAAGGAGGAAGTGCAAGCCCACATGGACATCACAGAGGACCTCACCAACAAAGCCCGTGGAACCAATAAAGCCTACCTCACTGCTCTCAACG ATGTAATCACGGAGCGTTTGAAGGTCAGGCGAGAGGCGCTGGAAGTGAACAGCCAAACGGAGGAGTCAAAGCAGGAAGCAGAAAGCGGCTCTGTAAATCCAGCCCAGGACAACGCTGAGCTCTCGGTGCAGCGCGACAAGACGAAGGATGCTGACCGGGCGGAAGACGCTGGTTCACAAG CCGCAACGGTTCAGCCCGCTACAGAAGAGAGATGTGTGTCAGCTACCTCCGCCACCCAGAACGTAGCTGGATCTAAGACAGAATCACCTGAATCAAACAACATAACACAAGCTGCTCCTTCGGGGGGGCAGGAAACCCGCCAGCCAACAG ACGAACAGCAGAAGTCAGAGTCTGGCGGTGAAGTTTCTCCCTGTGATGACTCTCGTGTACCCTCTCAAGATCAACCACTACAGCAGTCATCGCAACCAGAAGCAGCGAGTGACGGCAGCCAAGTTCCCGGGTCTGGGAGCCTCAAAAAACCGGAAGCACCTGACCTGGCTGACAGGTCCTCCCAGTCGTCCTTTACCAGCCAGGATAAAACAG AGGACTATAATGAAAGGATGAAGAACGAGAGGACGGCAGGACAAGAGGTGAAAACCCAAATACCCAGAGGCAGCAAAGAG TCGTCTCCCGTGCGCTCTGGCGGCGACACTGCAAAGCTCAGCTTCTTGAAAAGGGAGCTGACGGTGAATTTAAATAACTTTTTCAAACTGGGTCAAGAGGGTAAATACAGGGTCTACCACAACCAGTACAGCACCAACCTGCTGGCGCTCAACAAACACCAGCATCGCGAGGACCACGACAAGAGACGCCACCTCTCCCACAAGTTCAGCCTGACCACCACCTCCGAGTTCAAGTGGAACGGCAACATCTACGGCTCGCGGACGCTGACCATCTCCACGCTGCGGCTCACCATCATCCAGCTGGAGACCAACGTCCCGGGACCCTTCATGCACCCCAACTGGGCGTCACACAG AACAAACTGGAATAAAGCGGTGCAGATGTGCAGCAAAGCCCGGGAATTTGCTTTGGCTCTGGCCATACTGGAGTGTGCTATCAAGCCGGTGGTGATGCTGCCTGTGTGGAAAGACTCTCTCGGACACACAAG GTTGCATCGCATGACCTCCATCGAGCGGGAAGATAAGGAGAAAGTGAAGAAGCGAGAGAAAAAACTCGAGGACGAGGAGATCTTGCAGCAGGCCACGTGGGTGAAGTACACCATCCCCATCAAACACCAG GTGTGGAAGCAGAAGGGAGAGGAGTACAGGGTGACGGGGTACGGCGGCTGGAGCTGGGTCAGTAAGACGCGCGTGCCACGTTTTGTTCCGAAGCTGCCGGGGAACACCAACGTAAACTACCGCCAACAACTGGAAG CTAAAATGGCAAAACAAAATGCAGCAGTTTACACGAATAAGCAGAAAGAGGTGACAGAAAGTGAGAAGCAGGTGGCCGACGATAAGGAGCCCGCACCTGTCACGGAGTCGTCTCTGAGCGCTTCCTCAGCAGATGACGGCAAACCTCAGACCGCCAAAGAGGaagaaacatctgcagaggaagagcaggagagaaatacagaagaggaaaaaatggcGGTCGACTCCTGCCTCAACAATTCTGCTTCGACCGACAAGAAAG ATGAAGATGAAAGAAAAGACTCTTCGTCTGTTGAGGAGCAATCCCAGATCTCTGATCAACccgtaaaaaaagaagaagcctCAAAAATCTTCTATGACGTCGTCAACGTCAGCGAGGGCTTCCAGCTGCGGACGGCTTACAAGAAGAAGGTGAAGCCGTCCAAACTGGACGGCCTGTTGGAGCGTCGGGTGAAGCAGTTCACCCTGGAGGAGAAGCAGAGACTAGAGCGACTGAGGCAGGCAGCTTTCTTGGCCAAATTAGCTGCCGCAAAGCCGGCGTCCGGGGTCAAGACCGAGGCACCCTCATTACACAAGCAGCCTGCCGTCAAAGCAGAGGAGACGGAGGACAACCTAAAAGTGAAAGATCACATTGTTAAAAAGCTCGACTTCGACCAGGAGCACGTGAAAGCACAGGCGGACGGCGCTGACCTGAAATCGGACGCCGCTGCGCCCGGCCAGAGTAAACGCGCTGAGGACAAAGCTGCACATGAGGCCGGTACCCACAAAGAGGTGAACGGAGAACCTGAAACCAACAGCAATTGCGTATCGGATACGATTGAAAACAGTGAGGTAACGCAGACGCCGGCTCGAGCGGGAGAGAACGCCAAGAAACGTGGGTATGACgaaatgcagcaaagcagcggGCAGAACGACGCGGAGAGCATCAAGCTAGACCAGGGAaacaccagtccatcacaggttAATGGAAAAACGGCGCCTGTCGACCCCTCAGATCCCGTCAGTCGAGGCCCAGATGAGACCAAAGAGCCCCATAAAGAGTCTGTGAAGTCTCTGCTGAATGGAAATCTCTCAGAAAGTATCCCCGCCGTGGATCATCAACCCCCCCTCAAAGTCCCCAAATTAGAGAACCATGTGGGAGCTGAGGAAGACTCTCTGAAGAAGAGCAATGATTTTGTCAACAGTGACGGGCCGGTGCCTGTTAAGCTTGAATCCACGAGCTCCTCTGTCCACAATAGTACAGAAAATAACATCAGTAAGCCTGACGGGACATCCCAGGCCGCAAGCAGCTCCCTTTCCTCCGGTCCGGTTTCCACCAGCCAGTCCAGCTCGGAGGCAGCGGGGTCCCAGAGGAAGAAAcactcctccgtctcctccgtCTCCTCGGCCACACCAGCCAGCTCCATGATGGTCAGTAAGGAGTACACCACGCGGGACCGCGTCAGCCTCCTCAGGTTCTCCAAGTGCAGGAAGGCTCGCTCGGGCACGGCACTGCCGTCCTACCGCAAGTTTGTAACCAAGAGCAGCAAGAAGAGCATCTTCGTCCTGCCGAACGACGACCTGAAGAGGATGGCGAGGAAGGCGGGCATTCGAGAAGTTCCCATCTTCAACTACAACGCCAAGCCTGCTCTGGATATCTGGCCGTACCCGTCACCCCGGCCCACCTTCGCGATCACGTGGAG GTATCGTCTGCAGACTGTGAGGTCGCTGGCCGGGGTCAGTTTGATGCTGCGGCTGCTGTGGGCCTGCCTGAGGTGGGACGACATGGCCGTGAAACCCTCTGCTGCCGTAGGAACAACGCGGAAAG AAACGACGGACACGGACATCATCACCACAGAGATCATTAAGAGAAGAGACGTGGGGCACTACGGCATCCGCTCAGAATATTGCATCAGGAAGATCATCTGCCCCCTCGGAAACAGGGACACTCCCAAAG CAGAAACCCCGACGCCACAGAGGAAAGGTCTGCGCTCAAGTGCCTTGAGGCCGAAGAAGCACGAACCGGCCAAGCTGACCGGGCCGGTCGCTGTGGAGACATGGGTGCCGGAGGAGGAAATGGAGCTGTGGGAGATCAAAGCTTTTGCAGAAAG ACTGGAAAGAGAGAAGTcgcagggttcagattcctcaaAAACTGGCAGCACTCTGAGGACGGCAGAAGAAGTCAAGGCCCATCTGGAGAACCAGCTGAAACAGGCCAGACTGGCGTCCCAGCAG AAACGTTTCGAGCAGCAGAGACTGATCACACCCCCCACCAATTCCACAACGACCCCCCCGCCCACGTCTGCCAGCACGCCTGGTACTCCATCTTCCACCCCCCAGAGGCCGGGAACAGTAACGCCTGGAGCCAAGATGGTCCTGGCCTCCAAACTGGGCTCTCCGGTATCATTCCAGCAGGACAAGAACTTCCACCAGTCTTTTGCTTCCTGGGTGAAACAGGGTCAGACcaccaacaacaacagcagcagctcag GTGTAGGTCAACAGAAAGTTCTGGGCATTTTCCCCTCTGGGCCTCCTGCGAACCTGAGGACGTACAGCACACTCCATCCCACGACGGGCAACCTCAACCTCAGAGCTACAACCTCGGGTTCAAACACGCAG GCCGTTGCACAGCCTGGAGCGACACCTACCTCTGTGGGCACAGCGATGGTCAGAACCTCAGCAATGCTTCAGCAAG GTCAACCTCGGCCAGGTGTGACCCAGATGGTCCAAGGAACTGCAGCTGTCCCAGGCTCTCCTTCAACCCCCAGAGCAGGAGGTCCTGCAGCATCACCAGCTGCCCCCGCGGCTCCGGGACAGTCCCCGGTACCTGCAGCTCAGACCCCGCGACCGCAGCAGGGCCAAGTCAAGCTCACTATGGCTCAGCTCATGCAGCTGACGCAGGGGGCGCAG GGAGGAAACCCGGGCCTGACGGTGGTGATCCAGGGTCAAGGCCAGACCCAGGGCCAGCTCCAGATCATCCCCCAGGGTGTGACCGTCATCCCTGGCCCTGGCCAGCAGCTAATGCAGGCAGCCATGCCCAATGGCCAGGTCCAGCGCTTCCTCTTCACTCCGTTACCTCCCTCCTCGTCCGCTCCAGCTGCATCTCCATCTCCCCCTACAGTACCGGCCGCAGCCCCTCAGACCCCTCAAACTCATGTGTCGACTCCAACTCAAGTGCAAATCCCCGCTCAAGTCCAGACAACTCCCTCTGCCTtagcacaaacacagatgacaGCCCCCCTGCCTGTCCCCACACACGTTACCAGCTCGTCACAGAAGGGGAGCATCGCCCCCAGCCCAGCTCCTGCTCCTACCCAGACCCATGTGGGTGGTCCTGCggctcctccaccaccacctgcCGCCCAGGCCCCCCTGCACACACAGTTTCCAGCCACggctccatcatccatccctgcaCAGTCACAGATATCAGCTCCCGCCCTCCCACACCACTCCACACAGGTTTTATCCTCCACACCCCCAGCAAATGTCACACAGCCCCAAGTGGTTAGATCTGTCGCCGTCTTTCCACAAAGTACAAGCCCAGGGGTGACTCATAAACAAGTTCTCATCTCTGCCCCGTCACAAACCCACGTCTGCAATCTGACGTCCAACTCGCTCccttcagctgcaggttcaGCACCGACACCAGTGCAGGCTGTCCAACCCCCACCCATCACGGCGGCTCCAGGCCTAACCACCAGTCCTGTACAGGTGCAGGTTGCTGCTCCCACACCTGCCCTATctgctttttcagtcacatcagTTGCCCAAGTTGTTGCTACGGCAGCTGCGACTAATTCAGCTGCCTCGCTCCCTTCACCTGTCCAAGTTCCGACCTCTGCCCTCGCCCCGGTGTCCGCCCCCGTCATTGCTGTCGTGTCCACCCACATGGCTCTGCCATCCCCGGCCAAAGCTCTAACCCACATCCAGGCTGCGGCTCCAGGTCCCCTCCATGCAGCTGTGGCCAATGCCGTGGTCACACCCGTCACCGCCACCTGTACGACACCGTCAGTGCCAG CTCGGATAGAGCAGAAGGCAGCCCAGCCCCAGGTGTGGACTCCTCCAGCCTCGTCTCCGGCTCAGACTCCCGTTCAGGCCACTCCTGCTTTGACTGTTCCCCTCTCCGCCCCCGTACCGGCTCCCACGCTCTCCCCCGTCACTGCTCTGCCCCAGACATCCCTGTCGTCTCCGCCTCCAGCACAAGTCCAGCACACCGCTGTGGTTTCCATGCAGCAGTTGTCCCAGTCGCCCGTCTCAGCAGTGCAGGTCCACATGAAGGGATTACCGGTGTCGTCTGTCGTGTCCACCGTGAGGCCCACGCACTCTCCACTTCAACCCCAGACTCAAGCCCAGATCTGTgcccaggttcaggtccagcaAGTGCCGCACATCCAGACTCAAGCGCAGCTCCAAGGGCAAGCTCAGATCCACCCGCAGGTCCGAGTTCAGTTTCAGCCACGGACACAAATTCAGCCGCACGCTCAGCAATCACCTCAAGCTCAAGTGCAAACCCTCGCTCATATTCAgcctcaggttcaggttcagtttCAGTCCCCGACCAAGACTTTGCCCCAGGTCCAGTCCCCGACCCAGCCCCAGATCCGGCCCAGGGTCCAGCCTCAGTACCACCCGCAGATACAAGCCTCGTTTCAAACCAAGCCCCAGACGCAACTTCAGGCTCCACAGCAGCCTCAGGTACAGACGCAGCCTCAGGTCCAGTCTCAGGCCCAAACACAAGCCCATATCCAAACCCAGGTCCAACCCCAGGTTCAAGTCCAGCTTCAGCAGCAAAACCAGATCCAAACTCAGGCATCGCAGCAGTCCCAAGTCCACATCCAACCGCACGTTCAAGTCCAAAGCCAAGCCCAGTTTTCGGTCCAGTCACCTCAGCAGACCCAAGTCTctcaacagcttcaggtgccGGCCCAGGTCCAAACAAAACTCCAGGTCCAGTTCCAACCTCAGACCCAGTCTCAAGTTCAAACGCAGcctcagattcaggtccagtcTCCCATCAGGCATCAGCTGATCACCGTTCCGGGCATCCAACAGCcggtccagctcctctcagcGCTGCCGCCACACGTGGCGGCCCAGATCCAGGCCCAGATCCAGGCGCAGGCCCAGCAGCAGGGCGGTACAGTTCCCCAGCAGATAAAGCTGCAGCTCCCCATCCAGATCCAGCAAACTGGGGGGCAAATTCAAGCCCACCAGATCCAGAACATGGTGACCATCCAGGCTCCAGCCAACGTCCAGGAGCAGCTTCAGaggttgcagcagcagcagcagctccagcaacaaccaaagaagaagaaacaaagtGAATCTAAGAGGGAGCAAAAAGACCCCAACATGCAGGTGGTGAGTCCCAAGGACGGAGTCCAGAAACAG GTGGTGGTGAAGCAGAACGCCTCAGCAGAACAGCTGAAGCAGAAGAAGACCCTGGCTGCAGCCGAGAGAGAGGAGAACCAGAG AATGATTGTGTGCAACCAGGTGATGAAGTTCATTCTGGACAAGATCGAGAAGGACGAGAAGCAGGCAGCTAAGAAGCGGAAAAAGGAAGAGGTGGTGGAGCAGAAACGTTCGAAGCAGAACGCCACCAAGCTGACGGCGCTGCTGTACAAGCACAAAGAGCAGCTGAAGGCCGAAATCCTGAAGAAGAGAGCTCTGCTGGAcaaggagctgcagctgcaagTACAG GAGGAGCTGAGGCGGGACTTAGCACGGCTACAGCGAGAGAAGGAGAAAGCTCGAGCCGCCATCACCCAGGCTGCTGCAGCGACGGTCAAGGCAGCCTCCTCCCATCTCCCCCATTCTACACATTCCTCTCACAGCAGCCACGCCCCgccctcatcctcctcatcccaCAAACgcaagagagaggaggagagagacaaGGACAAAACCAGGGAGAGAGACAGGCATCATGACAAGAGCAAGAAACGGGACCGGGACAAGGACAGAGACCGACACAGGGACAGAGACAAAGACAAAGACAGGGACCGGGATCGAGAGCGGGAGAGGGAGCGGGAGCCGGGCCGAGAGCCGGATCCACATCGGGACAGAGAGCGAGACAAAGACAGGGAAAAAAGCAAGGAGGGAGACCCCAGCCTGTTAAaacacaagaagaagaaaaagaagatgtGTTCTACCTCAAAGGATCCCAAGGACACCAAACTGTACTGTATCTGCAAAACTCCCTACGACGAGTCCAA GTTCTACATCGGGTGCGACCTGTGCTCTAACTGGTTCCACGGGGTGTGTGTCGGCATCACGGAGAAAGAAGCCAAGAAGTTGGAGGACTTTGTGTGTAATGACTGTAAACGTGGCCAGGAGGGAGACAGCAGCAACGAGGAGCTGTACTGCATTTGTCGGACTCCGTACGACGAATCACA GTTCTACATCGGCTGTGATCGCTGCCAGAACTGGTACCACGGGCGCTGTGTGGGTATTCTGCAGAGCGAAGCCACTCACATCGACCTGTACGTGTGTCCGCAGTGTCAGTCGACAGAAGACGCCATGACGGTCCTCTCGCCGCTCACCGACAAAGATTATGAGGGATTGAAAAGAATATTACGCTCGTTGCAG TCGCACAAAATGGCATGGCCTTTCCTCGAACCGGTGGATCCCCACGACGCGCCAGATTACTATCGAGTAATCAAGGAGCCAATGG ATTTCTCCACGATGGAAACGCGTTTGCAGAAGCGACATTACCAGAAGCTCACAGAGTTTGTGGCAGACGTGACCAAAATCTTTGACAACTGCCGCTATTACAACCCCAATGACACGCCCTTCTTTCAGTGTGCCGAGGTGCTTGAAGCTTTCTTCGTACAGAAGCTGAAAGGCTTCAAAGCGAGCAG GTCTCATAACAACAAGCTTCAGTCTTCTTCagcatcttaa